The nucleotide sequence TAGGTTTGACACAACTTTTACCTTAAGGTCCACAGTCTGTAGAGGGACCTCTTACATGTGCATAAGTGTGATCAAAAGTAGGTGGTCGGTTATACATATAGGAATTTCCCATGGTGTCCCGACGGAGGGTCTGTGTCATATCCACATATGTGCTATGATTGAGGTTTAGTTTTTCATTctgtaacataaataaataagtaattaTACATAACAAAGTAACAAGAAGAAACTGATAAAcatcagattatcgctccatgtaatagggccctaaggctttatatatctttatatatattacCCCCTTTGGACCTTCAGTGGTAGGAAAACCTGACATTGTGAGGAATTATTTCAAGTGTAACTTTTAAATTGTCATCATAGGTGGCTTCAGGCAAACCCCACACTCCTAAGTCATCTCCACCTTTTGTCTAAATCCTTCAGGTGTCTTTCATGTTCACAAATGACCTCAGAGTCAGTGAATAGTAGGTTACAGATATACACTCTTTGACAACAACAAGTGTACCCAAATAGAAATGTAGGATTGCTGCAAAACTCAGCATGTTTCTGACAGATATGTAAATGACACTGGGTCTTACCACAAGAGGGTGTACAAATGCTTTCCCCACTACATTTTGACTGCTAGACATTACTGTATGAAATTTTGCTCAATTGAGAGGTGTGCATTAGTATACTGAGGGAAGTAGGATGGTCCAGAACGTTCTGACCAAGCTGTTAGTAGGTGTTAGGAGTAGTGGTTATATGAGGGTACACACATGGTGAATAGGTTCCGTGTGGCACAGACAGACCACAAATAGAGGGATTCTTTTGATCCACTGACAAGTATTAACATTTCCTGCAGTTTCCTTGTCTACCAAAATACCTAgactcttagggtccatttacacagaaagattatctgacagattatctgccaaagatttgaagccaaagccagaaacagactataaacagagatcaggtcataaagaaaagcctgagatctctcttttcaaatccattcctgttatACCATGTATATATACTTCTTGTCTTCATCTTCTTGTGTACTTTACGGTATCCTTTGACCTTTAGGGGTCAAAATGTAAAATTCCCTGTATGGGATTATGGGAATAAACTTGGATTTGATCACATTCTGAATGTTGTTGGACTCTCTTCTCTTCATGCCATCAGGCAAGACAAAAGGTATTGATTGCAGGGGGTCTCACTGCTGCGACCCATTGCAATCAGGaggtatagccggggagagaAAGCAGCGGCCGTGGCATTCAGTCCCCGGTCACTCACTAATTCTGACAATATAGCTTCATAGAcgtacattgtcagaattagccaACATAGACATACAGCCAGGGAGTGGATTGAATATCTGCCATGCTCTCTTCCCAGCTatatatcttctgatcacagcgggtctcactgctgatgACTGGcgacgtgtcaaaagttatttttaaatgacagtgactctttaaggcataCTCCTATTTTTGTGACCATTTTTGagtgcagatttgtaaatttactcatacttttttttttaaaataaacacaTTAACTATTGTTTTTGGATGTGGGAAGGATATAACACCATTCTATTATAAAACATCAGCAACATGCCCTTCCTTCCATTTTACTGTCATTTTACcaacattggctgatcgtttctttaggtccagacctaaagtcATCTcttgtaatagcaatgcacggccaaCGGCTGACAAGACAGTTTATACACtacggggggcatttattaagtccggcgttttttacgacggacttaaaaatgcccccgcagctccggcgctacagagatttatgtagaggcggactgcctctacataaatcccgtgcgcgccgatgcgcacccccgaaaacctacgccagctgaggactggagtaggttttcggcgtatatttgggcgcaacggatggtaaatcgcgcggactctgagtccgcgccctccgttccgcccactgcacgccccctttccgcccccccctggcgtactcggcggaaagtgccgatttgcgaatattttattcgcaaatcggccatttgcgtataaaaaaatacgcaaatcggcacttccgttcgccggatgatacatgtggccctacctgtccatgctctgggtcttctcctgtgctctgcatttGTCCCGGCACCACGGCTGcaggtggtcccggccagtgattggctgagcagcctgtcagctcagacatgccactctgaagctgcagctgcggCACTGGAACGCATGtagagcacaggagaaaagcgtgtatgggtaatgtattaactgtttggacaAAGGCTGCGCAGACatagctaacaatgtccgtgcagtccttggtaaccaattatcaggccgtgtaaggccgggttcacactacgtttttgcaatctgttttacttatctgttttttgcaaaaaaaaaacggaggaaaaaaaactgatgcatttgtgcgtTGTTCggtttcaattgacttccattataaaaaggaaggatcaaaacggatacgttttttttttaacagacacgaaaatgaggttgactacgttttttatGTGCGTTAAAAATACAAATCcattttcagttgttttttttttatgaagcatttacaaatgcatcagtttttttcatccatttttttttttgcaaaaaatggaataaaaaaacaaGCTGCAAAAaagtagtttgaacccagccttatagacctagtaaacgagcgctgatctagcagatcagcattcATTTACAACATTAATCGGGCCTtcatcgacccgtgtaatagcaCCTTTAGTCTTTGGGTTTGGGGCATCATTCTTCTTATGGGTCCATTTGTATGTGATATCTAATGATGTGACTCCTGTGTGGTCCTGTTTACCATATTTCAGGAATGCAGAGGTAAAAACTGCTGGAAGGTGACCACCGGGCATTGGAGCCCTTCAGCTCCccatcctttttcttttttgtcattACATTTTTAAAGATTTAAAATTTTCGATGTAgtttaaaaaacatttaaaaaaaaaatacattcctTTATAATATAACTGGAAACACCAGCCCCACTGCTGACACCAACATGCAGttgcccaccccccaccccccactctgATCCAGCATCTGCATCAAAAATGCTGGGCGGTAGCTTTGAATCAATGTGGGGGTTTAGGAATTACAGAACTTAGCTCCCAACATGAACATTGGTGACAGCagaggggcctgtgtcacccccatactgctgccactcaacgtaatgatggataaataaataatatacattGGACAGGGATAGTGTAGTGCTCAAAAATGTGCAATAATATtagttaaaaaacacaaaaatatagaaaatatccCAGTATCCCAATGATAAACTCTGAAGTTACTTACCGATCCTTTGTGTTTCATATACACACAAAGAGCCATACAGCAAACAAACAACACCGCAATTATGATGAGACATGCAATGTGAGCAGATAAGTCCTGTGAGCAGGTTTTAGCCATTTCCTTATTTTCTGTGTCCTTATCTTTTGCTAAAAAGAGATGGGATGATAAATTTAGAAATGGTTAGTGGTGTTTGGTTAGATATTTTATATTCATCTGTTATGTCCATACTAAAAATGTGTTTTCCAGTTTAATATAAACCAATTATAATAGGTAATgttctattccccccccccccccgtatactacCTCATCTCTCACTTGACATTACCATGCAGAACTGTGAGAAAGAACATATCAAATCACCAAGCACGATAAAagttattttccatttttctcatACTAAATATATACCCTTGGTGCTTTTAATAAGGGGAACAACTGAACAatctcattttaaaggggtaaaaaatgaaatgctcccaaacctagctgagtattttgagccatctcctgtctttttagctgctgccattcctgggtTACAAGTTCTTCTGAAAGCCACtccatatccaagatggcgccagccaggaaactacattacccattgggcagtgcttctccctgattggtatGTTTGTatctgcccccttagctttcttcccTGCCTACTGCTGGTCATTACTACATTGCACAAGAAACATAGTGATCAAGGGGGGTCCACACAGTGATCAATCATCCTCCTacgcctccgctctccacgcCTCTACGcttaaagaatttacatgtcattgagcatgctctgtgacctttgaaaaggtcattccacagggagctgctattgtctcttctATCTACTTATGTCACATGTTGctctaatgctgtacagatcactttacagcagcctcctcttatcaacacagacacaacaggaagtctcatcttagttttagccccagttgtGAGAATGAAAATGGTGTTGCATATTCTAATGAATATTTATCCGGTGCTCTGAAGTGACAAGCGCCGGAGTGATGTCATTGCATAGCAAAGCccaaatattcattaggagggcggGCCGGagtggatcggtgcactgagggtggtagccctgcccccagtgcaccaaactgcctcactTACATATCTAACAAACTACAACCTTCTGAGAACTGTGGATCTGAGGATCAAAGTAACAAAAtgaccttcatccttagcactaTAGACAGGTGCTTCTAATctgcttatagtttccctttaaatgacaacTGCTCTGAGGATCTTTGAGACTGAAGAGAGAAACTGGCACAACCCTAGAGCTACAACTGTTTATCTTACTTATAGCACAAAATATAATCCACCGCCGTGAACGTTATGTACTATGGGGTCCCCATTCTAATATAACTAAATATACGTATATCTCTGCAAACCCTACCGATCAGTTGGTGTCAGATAGTTTTATAGTCATTTGGATTATCTCATATGttgaaataaataattttttttattattaatatcagtataataaaacaaaataaaaaacactcACCGGCTGGGAGGTGCACTATGAGTAATGTTCCGTAACCACAGATTTCATCGTTCATCACTGTTAGTGCATCGCAAAGATAAAGGTCGGAGTCGTCTACTGTAAGATTCTTTAATGTTACACTGAAGTGTTTAAGATCTCCAGACAGTGACAAGCGATCCAAATAATCTGTTTCCATATGATTGCCATTACGGCCGACAAACAGAATTTTCTTGAAACGTTTCCTGATGTTGGCTCCTTTTAAATGATACCCTTGTAAAGTGCAATTAAAGACAGCATCTTCCCCAGAATTAACTTCAAGTTGccgaggtccctgtattatgttattactatttgctaaaaaaacaaaatgaagaATATTTTTGGTATAACAGTTTCAGTGAAAGCTTATAATAATTAGCTTCTGCGCCAATTTATATTTCATAGCTATAGTTTAGAAGCAACCTGTAAAGAAAATATTATCAGTTTACTGTCAACTATTACACATACAATTAAATTAGCATCAATGAGCTCTGTTTTGCCATGAATTGCGCAATTCGCATTAAAATATTGCTATTATTGCTGCCATTTTGACCGGATTGTGGCaaaaatagagatttttttttttacagctattgcacaattcacagcaaaatagcactAATTAACGCTAATTAATTTTATTAATTGTATAACGATAGTTCTGTTTATTAAGCAATTTACCGTCAGTTAATATTAGGATTATATCATTTAATACAATTCCAGAGTAAATAAGGCTAGGAAGCTCTTACACAGGGCACAGGGCGCTTACACAGGGCAGTTTTTCAcagaagctttaaaggggtactccagctggggggcttttttccgatctggctggggaggaggtggctgagggcaacgacgtccactcacctccccgcttccagcgacgggtcccgtatgacggcgctccagtccccgcgTCCAGTCCTGGTCTCTGATgcaggctcgagacgtgacgtttcaagtccgctcagccagtcagtgacggaggcgggatcccagctctatcactgactggctgagtggacttgaaatgtcacgtctcgagcctgtgtcagagaccaggaagtggccgggcagcggggaccagagcgccgccatacgggacccgccgctggaaccggggaggtgagtggacgtcgttgccctcaacgacctcctccccggccagatcggaaaaaagcccccacgctggagtacccctttaatattgcatCAAAAAGACAACAAAAACGTATCTAATTGCATCAAACGTGCAAAAGTGCTAACAGCTGGTTCAATGCATGTTGTAATAATTGATAAAGAATTCACCTGAGGCTGCTCTGAGGCTGTGCTCCCACATTTGCTGTTTGGTTTACATGTTTAGAGCCTTACTGATTCTGTGGGTTCTGCAATATCGTCTGAATAGACTGTCTGggctttgccatgtgatcagcattaccaatcttcatcacacattgtttttttattgttataaaGATCTTCACACAtgtgggaaatttatcaagggctttgtgcctatttttttgAGAATAATTtgatttttcacagatttttggtctacgttctatttatgaaccagtattcaacaggtgaatattttttagatgcaacttttttttaatctgcctcttTTGAATATCCACCCAAAAGTTCGGACAATCcaggattagcacccaatttatcatttgcgactttttaaaaagtcgcacaaacaggtgcaggcttacatctggtcagtatcaggtgaatatgcttgcgaaatttttgctttcttgcgcctttttttgctactttttacttagatgcatttactatggcagtgctacaatttaataaatcagtcacaagatattggaaaaaaaaatatacaccaatctccATTGGAATATTCATGcaaattagggtccatttacacagaaagattatctgacagattatctgccaaagatttgaagccaaagccaggaatggatttgaaaagaggaaaaatctcagtctctcctttatgacctgatctctgtttatagtctgttcctggctttggcttcaaatctttggcagataatctgtcagataatctttctgtgtaaatgaacccttaagGCCCTGTTCCACGGAACGATGGAATAGACCCGTGGAATAgaagtcaacgatcagccgacatcgttcatggtagctgatcgttgtgttgtttgtctttcaaacatgttgaaagattgcCCAACCtccttgccccccctcccccgctatCTCAAGATTGGCccccggctctattcattctttgtAGAGCTGCTGGAAACATCCAAATGCTGTACTCAACTTTCTTCGGTttgctctatagagaatgaatactATTGTAGGTCACGTGCCAACCaacagctctattcaaaacaaaggagctggggacgatctggagattgctgggggatcacggaggttggaccccctccccccaggatctcttacttgtcccttatcctgtggataggggacaagtagatttaaatctaaaaaaaaattttttacaaattttgtaCAAAATTTACAAAATTTGTACAAAATTGCAGAGCCCACGTCATCAATTAGACTACatttatgtaaacaaagaaacccAACAAAACTGAAAATATGGGAACGCagccttatggtggttttacacggagcgaaaattcgCCAAatcgcacgattaatgattttgaatgaacgattttttttataacgatcagcgtttagacggaacgatacatcgtacggaaaaatcgttatgcgatcgttttgcgatcgcttaagcctatctcacacataggtgaaatcgttgaaagaatgtttacacggaacgatctgcaaatttttgcgaacgatcaacgacgatttgaaaacttgttgaaagatcgttcgctgcgtttacacgtacgattatcgctcgaattcgaccgttatcgtgcaaattcgaacaatacatcgttccgtgtaaaaccacaattagggtcccattacacggagcgatttttaacgattaacgataaacaatcgcaaacaagattgtttatcgttaacctgaaatcgttcaccatattacacagagcgatggtcgttatcgttattgcgatcattactatgatcgtttattccttctgatctcaggaaaacaatgggcaatgtgctattacactgaacgattagtaataaaaatgcggaacttgagcgaacgaatatggaattacagcgaacgattagcgaatgattaacaataattttaagttcagatctaaatcaacgatcaatgacatacgaaccatttttcgatcgttgcctgcaattacacagaccgattattgtttaaattcgaacgatataacgctATTTAACGAtattttcgcacaataatcttcccgtgtaatagggcccttacacattcAGATTTTATGATGATGCCTTGAAGCCAAAACAAGGTTTGGCTTATAACAACGTACGATAACGATACTGTAAAGAATAAACACCAGAATTTGGTTCAAAGAAGTATAATTTATTAcgatccacacctggttttggcttcaaatctttgtaaaataaaaaccAGATTAAATCATGAATGGGTAAAAACACCCTAAATGTCTGCTCAATTACGCTTTTAAGTCTATTTCCTTAATCTGCATTCCCACGTGTGCGATCCTGAACAAGGCTGAAACTACACCCACCTTTCTTCATCAATAGCTGCTCGATGGTGCCGAAAATGCAGGCACGGAAATGGGGGTTTGGTTTCAACCTGATTCAGGATTGTACTTGTGGGAACATGACCTATGCGAGGAATTTTTCATTAGAGTTTtcaatgtatttgtgtgtatatgaggTCTCTGCATGCCGGAGCATGGAGCTTCATAAATTTAAGTCCACTGAGAAGCTAATGAATGTTAGTATTCCACCAAGCTATCAGACGTAGCCATTTAAATGTGGTCTAGAATGGACTGAATTTGCGCTAGGATTAGCGACTCTTCAACAAAAGTTGCTATGAATAAATGTGCTGTGAGGTTGAACGACAATTGTAACTAGACATATAAGTCACACTTAAGTGACACCAGACGTGAGGCGAGGTAACCTGCAAAAAGttgctcatttttgagtattgaAACTTTTTTTACACCAATCCACAGATGAACAGAGATAAATTCCCCCCTTGGTTTTTAATATAGGTCCTAATGCTATGGTTTCAAGACAGGTGGCAGTTGTTGGATATATAGTTTGGAATCTGGTTTTAACTATCAGTAGTGCTTACGTACGCTTGGTGCATGGAAGCTTCTATAACTAACAGCAACTACTGAGCTATATACTGGGAGTTTGAGAGTAACAGATACTCCTGGCAAATTGGCAACTTTAGGGTGCCTTcccacctaccggatccgcagcggatttcccgctgcagatccagtgccattcatccctatgatagcacattggctacactgattggttgagcgggaccggagccaggagcctgacatgcagccgcgtcgccgagcaggtaatgtatgatctcggCGATGGGCTGCGGGCAGTGGGGGGTtaacgcacatactcacagcgggatgttaatcccgctgcaagcatgtgctatcatagggatgaatggcactggatccgcagcagattttgctgagaATCCAcaacgtgaaatccactgcagatccggtaggtgtgaaggcacccttataaatGATTTATTTCAGAAGGGGAATTCCAATAAATTTATCATTATAGAGAAAACAAGAGACTTACAATATTTAATGGCATTTTGAAAACTTGTATTCTTGATATGATTGAACAATCTGACTCATATTTTTCTATCAAAATTTCTCAGtcatctttccttttttttttaaattttaatatttCTTTTATGCTTGACCCATCTTCATGACTGAGAGCCCTTAAAGACTGCAAAGACCGAGTAATAATAGCATTAACttacatattaaaataaatataaaaatgtactTTACCTTGAATGCATCTGTCAAACGCAAAGCTATAGCACAAGAGAGAACACAGGAGACAGAGAAGAAGCATCGTTCTCATAATGTTTAAACTTCTATTTCTCATGTGAGAATGTGGTTAactttctgagaaaaaaaacattctctgGGCTTTTAACTTCTAAATCTTTAGCTCCCCCTCCATTTCCCTGCCCATATTTTGAGGGGCCTGAGCTTTTCCTATGTACGTGTGTAATATAGTTTTTTAGGCATTCTTTGTTTTGAATAaccatataaataaaataattttttttaaatgggtactccagtcaAATACTACTGCTGCCTAATTAAAGTAGCACAAAAAGTTATTAAAATGAACAATATACTCCTTCTTCTAAAAGTACAtggttttattgttttttcattATTCTTCCACCCCACAAAACTCTCTATGTCTGCAATATGAACTGTGTAATATTAAGTTCCCCGCATTCTCTCCCCCTTGCTTTCTCTCCTGCTCGAGACAATCAATACTTTTGCATAATCACTGGAGGTGGCTTGCAGTAGCATTGGCATACAAATCCACCCCCACTGAGCTCAAGAGTCCTCAGAGGCACAAAAAGATTGTTCTGGGCACAAATTGGTAGATGCTACTTCAAACCAATCCTCAGTAACGGGGcccaagaggtcaacttgcccccccccccccaccaagcgATGTTAGTTGGGTGTCATATATATATCCCTATAGCCCCTTGTCTCACCTTATATATAATGTTCCCTTTATACTGCCCTCCCTTTACATTTGTTTCCCACCCCTTACTCTTTCACTGTTACCGTATTTCTCCAGTATGCTGTATAcccgtctcctgtatgctgtatacacatgtctcctgtatgctgtacacatgTCGCCTGTATGGCGTATACACAaagctaggaagaagcagtgtgtgtattatgtcttAGATCAGTGTTACCTAACCTTTTTATTTACCTCGggacacccctaccaaataatgttctacaaacgactaaaataaataaaatcatacaGTGGCTCATAGGTGACGTATTCTTTGACCTGAggcatctgccagacaaatatcttAAATTctacacttttccagcaacttccttccatttttttccccaccCATAAGGCCCCAAACAATTGTAATTCCAGTTTTGGgttgtcatgtgcagtaaagtgaataggtatgtgggttgcctcctgtatgttggatcccctgctgtgcaatcatatagtaataatgcctcctgctgttccCACCAATTGTTATAATGTCCCATGTGCGCCCATAGTAATTATGCCCcttgtgctgtgcccccatagtaataatgtcccctgtgctgtgtccccatagtaataatgccccctgtactgtgcccctgtgctctgtaaccatatagtaataatgcacctatgtgctgtgtccctatagtaataatgccccctgtgctgtgtacCCGTAATAATTATGCCCCTTGTgctttgccccatagtaataatgccccctgtgctgttccaccatagtaataatgcaaACATAAACTCAAACAGGTACCTCGGCACTACTTGTGCTGATTTGTGCAGTGTTAGTGTTATTCCTAGTTCGACCCGTGGATCGTGTGGTGCTTAAACATCCGTGATAATAGACTCCAAAAGGATACACTTGCAAACAGAAGTATAAAGGATGAAGCACTCACCAGTCCATATATTGCTtgatttttatttcatatttcACAGGTGGTTTAGGACGCGGTCAGAAAAtggtgaacgggcgacagcctgtttcgcgtgatctcgcgaaacaggctgtcgcccgttcaccaTTTTCTGACCGCGTCCTAAACCATCTGTgaaatatgaaataaaaatcaAGCAATATATGGACTGGTGAGTGCTTCATCCTTTATACTTCTGTttgcatagtaataatgcccctgtgcagtgccccatagtaataataccccctgtgtcctcatagtaatgccccttgtgatgtgtccccatagtaataaggcccttgtgctgtgcccccatag is from Dendropsophus ebraccatus isolate aDenEbr1 chromosome 14, aDenEbr1.pat, whole genome shotgun sequence and encodes:
- the LOC138772038 gene encoding uncharacterized protein encodes the protein MRNRSLNIMRTMLLLCLLCSLLCYSFAFDRCIQANSNNIIQGPRQLEVNSGEDAVFNCTLQGYHLKGANIRKRFKKILFVGRNGNHMETDYLDRLSLSGDLKHFSVTLKNLTVDDSDLYLCDALTVMNDEICGYGTLLIVHLPAAKDKDTENKEMAKTCSQDLSAHIACLIIIAVLFVCCMALCVYMKHKGSNEKLNLNHSTYVDMTQTLRRDTMGNSYMYNRPPTFDHTYAHVRGPSTDCGP